DNA sequence from the Antedon mediterranea chromosome 7, ecAntMedi1.1, whole genome shotgun sequence genome:
AGTGGACTAGAGAACAACAACCACAAGATTTATCAGAGACTTAATGAGATCACTGGAAAGAAGTCTGGCTGCTCAAACTCTGGATGCATTAAGGCAAAGAATGGAACAATGCTTGTTGAAAAGACTGATATTTTGAAAAGATGGACAGAGTATAGAGGGGAgctgtttttttatgttagacAAGCAATGCCAAGCCTTCCTGACTCTCAGAAGAAGGACCAAAGATCTTGAAAGCAGAAGTACGAACATCAATCAAGATGTGGAGGAAGAATAAGGCGGCAGGACCGGATGGTGTAGTCATTGAGATGATTGGGGCATTAGAAGAATATGGAGTGGAAAAGTTAACTGAAGTGATCAATAAGATATATGAGGATGGAAGCTTCCCTGAGGACTTGAGTAAGTCCATTTTTATTGCCCATTCCGAAGAAACCAGGTGCTGTAGAGTGTGAAAACATCGTACAATCAGCCTCATGAGTCATGTCACCAAGGTTATTCTGAGGATACTACTTATGAGAGCAAGAAGTAGATTAAACCTAGAGATTGGGAGTGGGCAGTTTGGTTTTGTAAAGGATTCAGGCACCAGGAATGCCATCTTTGTGACAAGAATGATAACTGAAAGGGCAGTGGAGATGCAGAAAGATGTATACATGTGTTTCATAGACTACACCAATGCATTTGACAAAGTAAGGCATGAGCAGCTATTTCAAGAACTTAACAAGCTTGACCTACATGGGAAAGGATCTTCGATTGTTGTAAAATTTGTACTGGAAACAGACTGCATGCATGAGGGTAGATGGGGAGTGCAGTGACTACACAAGTATTGGAAGAGGAGTGAGACAGGGCTGTGTAATGTCACCAGACTTGTTTAACTACTATAGCGAGTTGATCTTAAGGGAGCTAGAGAATGAGAAGGGTTTGAGAGTTTGTGGtagaaatattacaaacatcagatatgcagatgacacagttCTACCAGCAGAGTCAGCTGAAGATCTTCAAAGGTTGCTGGATGTGGTTGTAGTAGAGAGCGAAAATATGGGTCTGTCTATAAATTGTAGTAAGACAAGACAAGAGTGTTTAGTAGTGTCAAAAAAGGAGAGTCCAACGTGTAACCTTCGAGAAGGAGACCAGTTAATTCAGCAGGTGTCCTCTTTTAACTATCTTGGGAGCAAAATAACCGATGATGCCAGGTGTGTAACGGAGATAAAGAGAAGGATAGTCCTTGCGAAATCCGCATTTGGAGAAATGGAGAATATCTTGAAGAACTGTGCGATGACTATGGAAACCAGATTGCGTGTATTAAACTGCTACATCTATCCTGTGCTGATGTATGGAAGTGAAGCAACATGATCGCCAAAGTCTCAAGATATGGCACTTCAAGAGAGAGaactatttatatataaacattttttttttttaaatgaaagggtcgaaaaatggtcatttttttaaattttgacgaatttgttgttgttttaaaaaaatgaccaattttcgatctttttatttttcgataaaactgattaatatagcataattgacatgcgcagaacctaatattcgactctgcgcattttcattttgctatagtaaccatttgtgtcaaaaaatagttaaaactggttactatagcatgattgacatgcgcagaacctaatattcgactctgcgcatgttcaTTAGGCTATAGTAActaattttatcaaaaaatgaaagggtcgaaaaatggtcatttttcgaaatttTCCCGGTACTAtaatacagggattttttcaaaaaatgacaaattttcgacctttttatttttcgatgtGATTTCGATGTAATATGTTTGGTTGAAACTTGGACAACTTATAGTGATGACTACTACATTAAGGGATATAATTGTATAAGTAAAATGCAAGAAAATTTACAACACCGTGGTAGAAATATAGGTGGAattatgatatattataaaACTAATATCAAAGTTAAAGAATTACCTAGCTTATCTAAGTATATTATGTGGTTACGAATCAAAACGGAGAACGATTCTATAATAATGGCTGTAGTTTACAGACCACCACAAAACTCCCCATAtgctaataataacaatttatatgaaatacTTACAAACGAATACGctgaatatttatataaatataaatataataataaaaatcaaatattcattGTTGGAGACTTCAATGGTAGAACAGGAGATTTATTGGATTATATCAACAACGATGTATACCCAATAGATTGGGATaatgaattatatattgaagatgatgaagatAATGTAAAAATTAGAATTAATGAAGATGACGTCACGAATAATTATGGCATAGATCTTCTCAATTTTTGTAAAGAAACGAATTTAAGAATTGCTAATGGCAGAATTAACCCaatgtatagtaaaagctaCACTTTCATAGGACAACAAGGCAAAAGCGTAGTCGATTATATATTGACAAAAGCTGATAACTTCAGGTACATAGCAGATTTGAAAGTAGAAAATAGAATAGAATCTGATCATATACCAATTACGtttcaattaggcctactaactaaagataatataaaaataaaaaaattaaatattgaaaattgtccTAATCCTAAATTAAGATTACAGCATAATAAAATCGATgaacttaaaaatgaaataactaaCTTGATTAATGATAACCTAATTGATGAAGCTGTTTCAACTGTAGGTAGATTGTATGAATATGCATGTAAAGGAATTATCCATAGGAAATCCAACAATAAAACAACTAAAGCTAAAGACACATGGTATGACAATCAATGTCTTGCACTTAAAAACAAAGTTCGAAGAAGTTTAAATAGATTCCGACACAATCGTACACAAACATTGCTTAATGCTTACCTGGAAAtgaaaaaagaatataaaacattaataaaaaataagaaatacagcTATATTAAAAGATCACGTACAGAATTGATTAGATCATTAGGAGAAAAAAACTCCAAATCATTTTGGATtaaactaaaacaaacaaaaccaaATTTTCCAAGTAACATATGTATTAATACATGGTGCACTCACTTCGAATCCTTATTTCATAATGATAAAAATAGAGATAATCAAAATGTAGAAAGTATCATTAATGATGAACCTGCTGTAAATGAAAACGAACCTAACCTAAATAATGACATTACAGTAGATGAGGTAATTCATGCCATTAAATCCCAAAAAAACAGGTAAATCACCTGGAATCGATGGATTATTACCAGAACTTTTTATACACTCATCTCAAAATATAATCAATCTAAtaacaaaattgtataatataatttataatacaggACAGTTTCCACAGCAATGGGCAACCAGCCTTATTGtcccaatattttaaaaaggtgACAAAGAACAACCAGAGAATTATAGAGGAATATCACTTATTCCTGTTTTTGCTAAAATTTTCTTACATATTATCAATAAAAGATTACAATTTTGGGCAGAAGATAATAACATTCTACATCAGGAACAAGCCGGTTTTAGAAAGGGGTTCAGAACATCggataatgtatttattcttaacACAATCATTAATAAATACCTAGGGAAAAAAACGTGGGAAAGTATATGTTGCTTTCATTGATTTTAAACGAGCCTTTGACTCCGTAGGACATCAATATCTTcacataaaactaaaaaattcagGAGTAAAAGGAAAAATGTTAAACGTTATTAATTCAATGTACAATAAGTTATCAGCACATGTTAAGGTCGACGGCAATATTAGTAATTCTTTCAAATGTCTAATAGGTATACAACAGGGTTCGCCACTCTCGtcctttttatttaatgtttttattaatgatttgagtGAAACATTAAATGAGGAAGGCGACGAACATAGAATCCAAATATGAAATctaaaaattaatcatttactCTATGCAGATGACCTTATGTTATTTGGTGATACCGTTTATGgtctacaatattatttaaacaagttaTCTACCTATTGTACAAGATGGGATGTAACTGTCAATGTTAACAAGAGTAATATTATAGTGTTTAAGAATGGTGGTAAtcttaacaaatttgaaaaatggaATTACAATGGAAATACAGTTGACATTGTCAAATCCTTTAAATATTTAGGAGTTGTTTTCAACTCAAATGGTAATTGGAATAAAGCCAAAGAATACAATTGTCAACAAGCTAATAAGGCTTTGTTCACATTAAAAGGATTGACCCATAGACGTTTTGGTAACCTCCAAGTTAATATATGGAACCATATATTTGATGTTAAGATTATGCCAATCTTACTTTATGGTAGCGAAATATggggtttaaatgatatatcagTATTAGAGAAAGTTCATCTAAGATTCTGTAAATACATTCTAGGAATAGGTAATTCTGCACCAAGTGTTGCAGTGAGAGGAGAATGTGGAAGATTCACTATCCGAattcaaattatcattaatataattcGTTATTGGCTAAGAGTAATCCAAATGGATaatgacaaatttattaaacaatgttatgATTTTCAATATAGAAAAAGCTCAAAGAAATGAGCAATGTTGGGCCAATGACGTAAAACAAATACTATGCATAAATGGATTTGGTAACATATGGTACTCACAAcaggttaataatatatatacttttatttcaaattttaaacaaaggctTACAGACATTGAACGACAGAAATTCTACGAAGATACTAGGCTACACTCTAAGCTCCAATATTACAAGCACGTTAAATATAAGTTTGGAATTGAAGAATATCTaacaaaagtaacaaattacaaacataGACAAATTATGACTAAGATACGACTAGGAATTTTAGaattagaaattgaaaaaggaagatggaatttataaatagaaatgaaagattatgcaaattatgtgctttacaatcaattgaagatgaatatcatttcact
Encoded proteins:
- the LOC140055514 gene encoding uncharacterized protein encodes the protein MWRKNKAAGPDGVVIEMIGALEEYGVEKLTEVINKIYEDGSFPEDLTRSRLNLEIGSGQFGFVKDSGTRNAIFVTRMITERAVEMQKDVYMCFIDYTNAFDKVRHEQLFQELNKLDLHGKGSSIVVKFVLETDCMHEGRWGVQ